The window ACAACGCCACGGGCGCGCTGCTGTTTCTGGGCTCGATAGTCGAACCGCAAGAATAAACTTCAACACACTGAGCCATCGCAGGGGGTGTCGATGCTCGCATTACTCATCATTGTAGTAGTCATCTGGCTGGTTATCGCAACGTCCAAACTGCGCTACGGGCCGGTTCCCAAGCCCGACGAGGTGCACTACACCACGGCCCGCGACGGCCGTAGGCTGGCCCTGCACCGCTATCGTCCCCAGGGCGAAAATCCCTGCGGCGAGCCGGTGCTGATCCACCACGGATTCACCGGCTCGCATGACGCGTTCGACATGGGATTGAGCACGCCGCAATACCCGGTGCCCTCGCTCTCGCGCTGGCTCTCGGAGCAAGGCTACGACGTGTATGCCTGCGATCTGCGCGGCCGGGGTTTCAGCGAGAAGCCCAAGCCGTTCGGCGACATGAAGTGGGATTGGACCCTGGACGACTACGTGCATCAGGACGATCCGGCGTTTCTCGACTACGTGATCGAGCGTTCGGACTTCAGCAACGCGCATTGGGTTGGCCTGAGCATGGGCGGCGTGCTGCTGTTCTGCCACTGCGCGCTGCACGGCTCCGATCGTCTGGCCTCGGGCGTATCCCTGGGCGGCGGCCTGGACTACTCGGGCACCGGCTCGGCCTACGAGGGCCAGCTCAAGGCGCTGCCGATCCTCAACTACATTCGACGCATGCCCGTGGGCAAACTCAGCCGCTTGATCGCTCCGTTCTGCGGCCGCTGGGAATTGGATATGGAGCGCTTCAACTACAATCCGCCCAACATCTCGCCCCGCGCGCAAAAGGCAATGTACGGCGGA of the Candidatus Alcyoniella australis genome contains:
- a CDS encoding alpha/beta fold hydrolase, whose protein sequence is MLALLIIVVVIWLVIATSKLRYGPVPKPDEVHYTTARDGRRLALHRYRPQGENPCGEPVLIHHGFTGSHDAFDMGLSTPQYPVPSLSRWLSEQGYDVYACDLRGRGFSEKPKPFGDMKWDWTLDDYVHQDDPAFLDYVIERSDFSNAHWVGLSMGGVLLFCHCALHGSDRLASGVSLGGGLDYSGTGSAYEGQLKALPILNYIRRMPVGKLSRLIAPFCGRWELDMERFNYNPPNISPRAQKAMYGGLISDVSSNVMKQLATMFSAPGLRTFDGKTAYIDMAGNACTPILNIHGTADRQAPPALGQRNMSMLKGDQHKLVVVGKEHGQLEDYGHIDLVNGMHADTEVYPHILDWLKTHPAEKK